A window of Massilia sp. NR 4-1 genomic DNA:
GCATGGTTTGAACGGCTGTTTGTGGGCAGCACACTGGAGTCTGCAACAAGCTAAAAAGTCCAGAATTTCACGCTTTGAGACGCCTGCCATGAGCAGGCGTTTTTTTTGCCTGGCGACAGCCCGATAGTGACTCCTCGCCCGGCCCTGGCCGAATCGGCCACCTCGAAGATTGCGGATATGCCAGTAGCTATTGCGGATCAGGCTAAAGGCCATGCGCAGTTCTACGGTGCTCAACTGGTCAAACGGGAAAAGCTCAAGTTGCATTCGTGCAATATTAATGCAGCAGCCCGGGAAGCCGCCACCCCGCATAATCAAATTCCCTGGTAGAAAACGCGCTGGGGCTCTTCACCGGCTGAAATGTTTTGCAGAGCGCGAGAGCCTGCGTTGCTGCGCTGACTGTGACGGCCGCATCCAAATGCCGAAAACTCGCCAGCGATGATGGTCTATATGGGCCTTGCAGCCCATACCCCGCTACTATTGGCCGCACCTCGTCATAGGCTAACGTTGGCGCAGAAGTTGTTGACGCAGAAGACGCTCAATCACCTGGTCTTTGCTAATGTCCTTGAACCGCACGAAGTTGGTCAGGCCGTCAAAAAGCTCCTTGGGTATTTCCACGGTCAGAGGAACAAGGCCAGCCGTAGACAGGCGCTGGCGTCGTTTGCGTTGGCGTTCGGCGTTTGACTTTGCCTCGCCGGTAATGGGACGGCCCCTGCCACGCTTGAATCCGCCCAGCAAATCAATGGTGCGATTATCTTCCGCTTGCCTCATGTTCAGCGCTCCTATTTTTCGTTACAAGTAACGGTAATTTGGTAAGTGGGATTAAATCTTCTTCAGTTCCAAGACAAGGACGAGCTGCGATTTGCTGCTGCTCTTGCTCTTCGACAGGGAAAACGGCAAGAACGACAGCCCCGACTTGGTGTCGTCTTCCTTGAAGTCGTCCAGCCCGGCAATAACGACGACTTCGCCATCCTGCACGGTCAGCGAGGTGCGCAGCTCGCGCTTATTGAGTGTCGGCTGCGAGCTGGTGTCGCTTTTGACAAATGACGACACCTGCTGGAACACGTCAACGTCCACGCCCTCTTCCCGCACTACCGGCGAAATCTCAAGGATCGTGCCGGACTCCACGCGATCAAAGGATTGCTGCGTCGAACCGTTTTGATTCGTTACGATTGCACCCAGCACCGACACCTGGCTGCCTGATACCAGCCTGGCCGACTTACCGGACCTGACCAATTGCGACGGCGAGGTGACGACTTTGAATCGACCGTCTGTCTTGAGCGCGGAGGCCACGATATCAATGGAGCTGGTTTTGAGGCGGATAAAGTCGCCCAGCATGGCACCAGCTACACCGGCCCGAAATTTGCCGCCCAGCGCGGACATAACGAGGCTGAGAGCCGAGGCATCCGAATCCGAGCTGCCGACCTCGTACATATACGCCTTGACCATTACCTGGCCTGTCGGCACATCCATCTGAGCCAGCAACTTCTTAAGCCGTTCGACTTCCTTACCCGATCCAGAAAACAGTATGTAGTCATCGCCTGATGATCTGAAGGTGGAACTGATGGCCGGGGCCGCTGACTGACTGGTAGCCATAGGCGATGCTGTGGAAGCCTGCCCCTCTTGCTTACCACCCACGGTCAGAGCGCCACCAGGTGCACGCCGATTTGCGAACACGCCTTTGACCAGAGGCGAAACCAGATCAACCAGATAGGCCGAATCTCTGTGCTTAACGCGGTACAGGAAGACGTCCCCATCCTCTTCCGCGATACGGTCATTTCGCTTGCAGACAACCATCACGCCGCCTTTATCCGCTGCCTCGTAACCGTGTTCGGCCAGCAGGGACGCGAATAGCGGGCCTGTAAGCGTCTTTCCCTTACCTCTGACCGAAACCACGCGCTCATCGTTTAAAACGTCGCTACAGAGCATATACGGCCGTTGGCTAACCTCTTTGAGATACAGGGAAATAGCGGAGCTGACCTTCACGGACTGGAAGTCGAAACTGTCCACCGGTTCAGGCGGTGCGCTGTTGGCGGACAATAGCCAGGCCGCCAGAGCGGCGCCAAGAATAAAGCGAATCATTTGCCGCCTCCGACGATTGATTGCGGCCTGGCCTGCGCGCCGGACCAAGTGGTAACGCGCTGGCCTTCAATGTTGCCCACCATGAGCACGCCACGGCCAACGAAGGCGGCGGGATTCTCATATCGTGCGGCGCCCTGCTCGTCCACTACCAACACCCAACGCTCGCCGCGTAGCCAGACCTCACCCGCGACACGCATGCCCGACCGTGGTGCTGTAGATCCGCTACCTGGCACCTGGCCGCCAGCAGGAGCTGCAGCAGACGATCCAATCGCCGCGGCGGTGGCTTGTCCTTGCTGAATAGTGGCGGCAACGTCTCGCTCTGCGGTGTTCTTTTCCACCTGACGATGATAGACGAACGAAAACAGCCAAATACAGCCCCCGAGCAGCAGGAGCATGCCGACGGCGACCAACCACAGGCGGGGATTCTTGAGGACGTTCTGCCGCGAGTCGATGGCCTTTTCGGTGCCGGTGCCGCCGGTGTACGACTGGTACAGCGGGAAGATGCGTTTATCGTAGCGCTTGACGTAGGTTTCGAATTTGGTCGCGCGCTGCGTCTTCCCACCCTCGTACATATCGACCCGGTACGACTTGTTCATGCCGATGCGTTTAAGCTTCGTCATCACGCAGGTCAGTTCGACCACGGCGCGAATGGAGCGGTTCATGTCCGTGATGCTTTGAACCATCATCGCCACGTCGCACGACACCTTGCTTATCGGGTGGACGTAATGGCGGTGCATACGGAAGAACTGCATATGCTCCTTACTGATCTTTTCACCCGTCGCCCAAAAGCGCCAAGCCTCATCGATAGCTACCAGGTCACCGCCCTTAACCATGCTGGGCCGGTCTGGATCTTCCTCATCGGGAAAGAAGCCTGGCGCGATCACATCATCATTCGAAACGTGCCGGACGTGGCCGAGCTTGTCGCGTTCAATGCCGTGCAGCTCATGCAGGTAGTCATGAATTTTTGCCTCGTTGATGCCAGCGATATTCGTCACCACGTCCCGCCCGGAAAGGATGGCAGGCAGCACCACCTCCGACACCACCTCGTATGATTTTCCCGATCCCATGACCCCGGTGTAAGCGTTGATTGCCATGGTTAGCCGATCACCGGAATGCGCCGAATAATGAATCGAGTAACGAAAGCGGACAGGCATGCAGTAATCCCCACATCTACCCGGAACAGGTCAATGAAGTACCAGACGCCAGGAGCCTGCGCTGCAAATGCCGATGTCAGCGACGATGCGCCAGGCAGCATTGGCACAAGCAACTCAACAAATTCGGTGGTGATGAAAAACAGTGCGAAAAACGCAAAAAATTTGACAATCACCGACCGAAGCAGGAAGCCTAAAGCGCTAAACAGCGCCGATAACATGATGCCGAACATGGTCAAGCCCTCAAGATGATGAACACGGAAATCAAAGCCCAGCACAGCATTGCAGCCGCCTCGATCAAAGCACGGTTATTTTCAACAAGCGTGCAATGGCTCTCGATGGTGTACGTTTTTTCGAGCGCGACGAAAGAAGGCTTTGGGCAGCTAGCGCTATGCGTCGGCACGGTAAACGACTTCAAGCCAGGCATGAGATTCAACAAGGGCGCCAGAATCTGATGTGCCGTAGGAATCGCCGCGAGCGATGGCGGGGGCGTATTTGGATTCGGGCCAAGATCAACCGGCGCTCCGGTTCCGGGTGTTGGTGCGGGGCCAGGAGCGGGGGATGATCCGGGCTGTGCAATCGGAACGGCATTTGAACCCGGAGAAGCCACCGGCCCTATCGCATCACCAACAGTAGGAACCGACGACGGATTCGCTGCCTTCCACGCAGCCACGTCGGCAGGCGTGATCGGATCAGATGCCGACCACGGCAAAGAATTGGGCGTGTTTGCAGACATCGACTTCCATGCAGCATTAGCCGCAAGCGCAAGCATTTCATTGCTTAAAGGCTTCGCCAACTCGGCACTCGGAACATTTGCAATGGCATCAGCCACTGTGGCATTCGTCACATTGGCAGGTGCTGGCGGTTTGTAGCCAGGCACTCCAATGCACGCCCCACCCGAATACACCTGCCCTGCCTCGCAAGAAGCGGGGGCTCCTGTCGAATATTTACCTACACTAATCGTTTCCCAGTGCGCGGAGCCCTGGTTCCCCGATGGGTTATCGATATAAAACCATACCCTAGAATCTTCGAAAGAGAACCCCCATGGCCAGTCGCCGTATTTATAAGAAACATAAGACTGAACGACAGCAGAAGCACTGCCGCCTGACCATACCCGACCACCATAGCCCAGCTCGTAATACACACCGCCAGCGGTCATAGCAGCGTAGTTAACTGGGCCGCTCGGTTGCTGCGCTGGTGCCCCATCCGATGTGATCGTCCCGCCAGAGTTGAAGAGCCACTTGTAGACACTGTCCTGGCCCCAAGCCACCGCCCCCGATACTAAGGCGCTCACTCCAGCACCTACCAGCACAGCAGGCCAGGTCGCAGCACCTACGGCCACACCCAGACCACCAACTACGACCGTTGTAACGCCAGCACCAACACCGGCCATCGTCGCGTTGAAGCGAGGATCGTTTGCAGCAAAACCCCACCGCCCTACCTTATGCGAAATCACGCCGCCAACTGCGGTATTCATTCTTCCGCTATAAGCTGGTAGCGGGGCAGCGGCCGCATATGCCAATGAGGTATGAAGAAGCACCGACCAAACCAAAACGACTACGAAGACAAGCCTTTGATAGTAACCACCGCGCATACGATCCCCCATGCAAAGAACAGCAAGTACCAGAATTCGACCGACATACTCCCCCCAATGAAAAACGGGGCCGAAGCCCCGTAGCTATTAGCCGCCTTTGACAGCACGGATGACGAACTTAGCGCCCTTCCAGGTGACGAACAGCGTGATAAGTGTGCCGGACACGGCGATGATCGCCAGCGACACATCCGCGAACGAAACCGCATTCGCCAGATCGGCTACGGTAGCGGGTGGAGCGGCCAGTGCTGTGGTGGAAATACTGGTGGCAGCGGCTGCGATGCCGGACGCGCTCAGCAGTTTTTTGATGCTCATGAGTGATGCCTTTCATGGATAAATACGGGAAGCCGTCCCGGCACGGTATTGCGTTCATGCTGTCCTCACCAACTTGACCACGTGGCCTACCCCCAGCGAGAACAGCCAAACAAAAATCGTGGATGCAAATGCGAAGCCGAAAAAGGCGCCAGCTTGGACGGGATCAAACGGCACCGCCATCGCATCCAAACGCATCCCTTCAGATGGTGTAACGAGATATGCCTTGGTCACCGTTTCGACCTGGCCCGCAGGGCAAGCGCCCTGAATGCCGGAGCTGCCGTCAATGCAGACGACAACGGTTTGAACGGTGCCAAGAACGCCCATGCTTAAGCAGCAGCCTTGCTGTCGGCGGCCTTCCCGTCCCGAATAGCTTGAACAGGCTTAACGCCAATGACTTTTTGTTGCATGCCTTTGGCGTTACCGCCGCTCTCCATGACGATGGTCAGCTCAGCGATGAATGGGAACGACAGGTGCTTGATACTCTCAACCAGCGAGCTGTCCTTGCACTTCATCGGTTCGGTCAGCATGCCAAACGCGTTCTCACTGGCCTTGAGGTTGACTTCAACGAACAGCGTACCGCTGTCGATTTGCTTCTGATCGTCCAGCGTGCCACGGAACATTTTTGCGCCACGGATCGTCACTTGTGCCTTCATTTCCATCGTCATTACTCCATAGAGCAGGCGGGGTCGTGCGCCTGGTACACGCCGCCGGCCACAGCGGTTTTTTCAAGACGACGCGGCACGCCTTTCACGCGCAGCAGTTCGTAAAGGGCCTGGTAGTCGTATTTCATTTCTTTAGCCAGCTGATACAGGGTCTTGCCGTATGAGGCTATGAGGTAATGGGTCAAGCGCTTGAGAACAATGGCGCGTTCTTCAATGACGATATCGCGCTGTTCGGTTTTGATCTTTTCGGCGATGCTGCTCACCAGGTCTTCAAGTGCGACGAAGCCGCCAGCAAAGAAGCGCGTGGGATCAAGCACAATTTCATGAGGGATGACGCGATCGCGATTGCCAAACCGGATTTCGATCCGCAGCCACTCGCTGTCAGGATCGCCCAGTTGCTTGCCTTTTTCGTAGATGCACAACTCTTTGCCGTTGGCCTTCTTTCCAAGATACAGCGTGCGGCCATGGGAATGCAGATCATTGCTGTCCCCGCCTTCGTAGTAGCGCCGTGTTGGAATGCGCCCTCCGCAATTGAACTCCCCTGCCCTATACAGGTCATCAAACTGTTCGAGCGTGAAGCCCTCGTACAAGTCCAGTGCGGTGTCTGCTCGCGTGATGCGTGCATCGAGGTCTTGCATGGTGGCGTAGACGGCCTGCCAGTCTCCGACAAGTGAACACCCCTTGCCCGAGAGGTCTACCATCATCGTATTTCCCGCCGAGGTGCCCCCCATGGCAACGATGCCAACACGAATAAATTCACCATCCATCCACACCATCAAGTCG
This region includes:
- a CDS encoding replication initiation factor domain-containing protein, whose protein sequence is MTAVAGGRAAPPAAKRGRGAGAAEGGSPRTVIRGESDHSQRLAIIDWLRFTFLPHASISDSLEQLKRYFALWFPLPVNFVSAEKGMYGYKSSCDLMVWMDGEFIRVGIVAMGGTSAGNTMMVDLSGKGCSLVGDWQAVYATMQDLDARITRADTALDLYEGFTLEQFDDLYRAGEFNCGGRIPTRRYYEGGDSNDLHSHGRTLYLGKKANGKELCIYEKGKQLGDPDSEWLRIEIRFGNRDRVIPHEIVLDPTRFFAGGFVALEDLVSSIAEKIKTEQRDIVIEERAIVLKRLTHYLIASYGKTLYQLAKEMKYDYQALYELLRVKGVPRRLEKTAVAGGVYQAHDPACSME
- a CDS encoding DUF2523 family protein produces the protein MFGIMLSALFSALGFLLRSVIVKFFAFFALFFITTEFVELLVPMLPGASSLTSAFAAQAPGVWYFIDLFRVDVGITACLSAFVTRFIIRRIPVIG
- a CDS encoding zonular occludens toxin domain-containing protein; translation: MAINAYTGVMGSGKSYEVVSEVVLPAILSGRDVVTNIAGINEAKIHDYLHELHGIERDKLGHVRHVSNDDVIAPGFFPDEEDPDRPSMVKGGDLVAIDEAWRFWATGEKISKEHMQFFRMHRHYVHPISKVSCDVAMMVQSITDMNRSIRAVVELTCVMTKLKRIGMNKSYRVDMYEGGKTQRATKFETYVKRYDKRIFPLYQSYTGGTGTEKAIDSRQNVLKNPRLWLVAVGMLLLLGGCIWLFSFVYHRQVEKNTAERDVAATIQQGQATAAAIGSSAAAPAGGQVPGSGSTAPRSGMRVAGEVWLRGERWVLVVDEQGAARYENPAAFVGRGVLMVGNIEGQRVTTWSGAQARPQSIVGGGK
- a CDS encoding type II secretion system protein GspD, which codes for MIRFILGAALAAWLLSANSAPPEPVDSFDFQSVKVSSAISLYLKEVSQRPYMLCSDVLNDERVVSVRGKGKTLTGPLFASLLAEHGYEAADKGGVMVVCKRNDRIAEEDGDVFLYRVKHRDSAYLVDLVSPLVKGVFANRRAPGGALTVGGKQEGQASTASPMATSQSAAPAISSTFRSSGDDYILFSGSGKEVERLKKLLAQMDVPTGQVMVKAYMYEVGSSDSDASALSLVMSALGGKFRAGVAGAMLGDFIRLKTSSIDIVASALKTDGRFKVVTSPSQLVRSGKSARLVSGSQVSVLGAIVTNQNGSTQQSFDRVESGTILEISPVVREEGVDVDVFQQVSSFVKSDTSSQPTLNKRELRTSLTVQDGEVVVIAGLDDFKEDDTKSGLSFLPFSLSKSKSSSKSQLVLVLELKKI